In Xanthocytophaga agilis, a genomic segment contains:
- the yiaA gene encoding inner membrane protein YiaA: MNQNQPVQQQTSFAFVAASWVALIAGVIAYNVGLWNAQMALNEKGYYFTVLMYGLFSAVSVQKSVRDRLEGIPVTAIYYGLSWFSTLLAILLLTVGLWNATLTLSEKGFYGISFLLSLFAAIAVQKNTRDTQKVDQPTNS; encoded by the coding sequence GTGAATCAAAATCAACCAGTACAGCAACAAACTTCATTTGCTTTTGTTGCTGCATCATGGGTAGCTCTTATTGCAGGCGTTATAGCATACAACGTCGGATTGTGGAATGCCCAGATGGCGTTAAATGAAAAAGGATATTATTTTACAGTATTAATGTATGGATTGTTTTCAGCCGTATCTGTGCAAAAGAGTGTACGAGATAGGCTAGAAGGTATACCTGTAACAGCTATTTATTATGGGCTAAGCTGGTTTTCTACCTTGTTGGCAATATTATTATTAACAGTAGGTTTATGGAATGCGACTCTTACACTAAGTGAAAAGGGATTTTATGGCATCTCCTTCCTTCTTAGCTTGTTTGCAGCTATTGCTGTACAAAAGAATACCCGTGATACTCAAAAAGTTGATCAGCCAACAAATTCTTAA
- a CDS encoding histidine kinase → MKETQFTRQDKWINLFVSIFVSLVLNTLLLRKYYYSDIKTFLLASLVLQLIWFFVIKVFTRIALAIRNRFSSYGQAFQRILMEAGLFIVLTVLIQIGVVWIFETIGFLDYTLSWERVKLALVFGAVSNILTTCIYEGKYIFEQWEERVKENEKLKKTQLQQRLESLKTQVNPHFLFNSLTSLSSLISDNPEQAELFLDEMAKVYRYMLRSTTNEWVPLSVELDFLRSYFYLLQSRYGEGITCSLSVRPDVNAALLIPLTLQNIIDVALKKNVISKEQPLRFYIETDERDLVIRYNIQPKKRKVLDEDQELSDLIAKYELTGKVSVAIKTTENECVVTLPLMGVNHENINY, encoded by the coding sequence ATGAAAGAAACTCAGTTTACACGTCAGGATAAATGGATTAATTTGTTTGTATCCATTTTCGTTAGCCTGGTTTTGAATACATTGTTATTGAGAAAATATTACTACAGTGATATAAAGACATTTCTGCTGGCAAGTCTTGTATTGCAACTTATCTGGTTCTTCGTTATTAAGGTTTTTACAAGGATTGCACTGGCAATACGAAATCGATTTTCCAGCTATGGACAGGCGTTTCAGCGTATTCTTATGGAAGCAGGGCTTTTTATTGTATTGACAGTGTTAATTCAGATAGGAGTTGTATGGATTTTTGAAACCATTGGTTTCTTGGATTATACTTTATCATGGGAGAGAGTAAAACTGGCACTGGTCTTTGGGGCTGTATCCAATATTCTGACAACCTGTATTTATGAAGGGAAATATATTTTTGAACAATGGGAGGAACGTGTAAAAGAAAATGAGAAGCTAAAGAAAACCCAACTGCAGCAAAGACTTGAATCATTAAAAACACAGGTCAATCCTCATTTTCTTTTTAATTCTCTTACTTCTTTGTCATCCCTTATCAGTGATAATCCGGAGCAGGCTGAATTGTTCCTTGATGAGATGGCAAAAGTGTATAGGTATATGCTACGAAGTACTACCAATGAGTGGGTACCCCTGTCTGTAGAACTGGATTTTCTAAGGTCTTATTTCTATTTGTTGCAAAGCCGGTATGGGGAAGGCATAACTTGCTCTTTGTCAGTTAGACCAGATGTAAATGCTGCTTTACTAATACCTCTGACTTTGCAGAATATCATAGATGTAGCGTTGAAAAAGAATGTAATTTCCAAAGAACAACCCTTGAGGTTCTATATAGAAACTGATGAAAGAGATTTGGTAATCCGTTATAATATACAACCTAAAAAACGCAAAGTTTTAGATGAAGATCAGGAATTATCAGATCTGATTGCTAAATACGAATTGACAGGCAAAGTCTCTGTTGCTATAAAAACTACTGAAAATGAATGTGTTGTAACTTTACCTTTAATGGGCGTTAACCATGAAAATATTAATTATTGA
- a CDS encoding glycosyltransferase, giving the protein MKARKILFATMPLDGHFNPLTSLAKHLLQQGHDVRWYTGNIFTEKLKKLEIPHYRFQKALEVNQHTIDELFPERHKYKSIVSKLKFDIDQVFVLRAPEYTADILKIYKEFEFEVLVYDNAFPAAQIIREKLHVPCVSMGIMPLAEFSVDLPPTGMGLTPSSSFWGRRKQDFLRFLATHVLFKHSTQQYNKVLAQFQIPPVKGTIFDIGVKQADLLLQSGVPGFEYKRSDMSAHVKFVGPLLPFQTGQNIGEFKYRELLKRYKKVILATQGTVERDAEKLLVPTLEAFKGTEYLLIVTTGGSKTQELRKRYPQENIVIEDFIDFTMVMPIADVYVSNGGYGGVLLSLQNRLPMVVAGVHEGKNEINARIGYFKLGINLKTETPTPRQVRESVEKVLSDNTYQKNVNQLGEEFGRYDTNVTCERYILNLITQHKNRHIASQALESMLSA; this is encoded by the coding sequence ATGAAAGCCAGAAAAATATTATTTGCTACAATGCCATTAGATGGACATTTTAATCCACTCACCTCTTTAGCTAAACATCTTTTGCAGCAAGGACATGATGTACGGTGGTATACAGGTAATATATTTACCGAGAAGCTGAAAAAGTTAGAGATTCCACATTACAGATTTCAGAAAGCGTTGGAAGTGAATCAGCATACGATAGACGAGTTATTTCCAGAGCGCCATAAATACAAAAGTATAGTTAGTAAGCTGAAGTTTGATATTGATCAGGTATTTGTATTGCGTGCACCAGAATACACCGCAGATATTCTTAAAATCTATAAAGAATTTGAATTTGAGGTACTTGTTTATGACAATGCTTTTCCTGCTGCTCAGATCATACGCGAAAAGCTGCATGTGCCCTGTGTAAGTATGGGAATTATGCCTCTGGCTGAATTTTCCGTTGATTTACCTCCAACGGGTATGGGACTGACTCCCTCTTCAAGTTTCTGGGGACGTAGAAAACAGGATTTTTTACGTTTTCTGGCAACACACGTATTATTTAAGCATAGCACACAACAGTATAATAAAGTACTGGCACAGTTTCAGATTCCTCCGGTAAAAGGAACAATCTTCGATATTGGTGTAAAACAGGCAGATTTGCTTTTACAGAGTGGCGTTCCTGGGTTTGAATACAAACGCAGTGATATGAGTGCACATGTAAAGTTTGTTGGACCTTTATTACCCTTCCAGACTGGACAGAATATCGGAGAGTTTAAGTACAGAGAATTATTGAAACGATATAAAAAGGTGATCCTGGCAACTCAAGGCACAGTAGAGCGTGATGCTGAGAAACTTTTGGTTCCTACTCTTGAAGCATTCAAAGGTACAGAATACTTACTGATTGTTACAACAGGCGGTTCTAAAACCCAGGAATTGAGAAAGCGATATCCACAGGAAAATATTGTGATCGAGGATTTTATAGACTTTACTATGGTTATGCCTATTGCAGATGTGTATGTTTCCAATGGGGGATATGGTGGTGTGTTATTAAGTCTGCAAAACCGACTGCCTATGGTAGTAGCGGGTGTACATGAAGGTAAAAATGAAATCAACGCCAGAATCGGATACTTTAAACTGGGTATAAACTTAAAAACAGAAACTCCCACCCCTCGTCAAGTTAGAGAAAGTGTCGAAAAAGTTTTGTCTGACAATACATATCAGAAAAATGTAAATCAGTTAGGCGAAGAGTTTGGACGATATGATACCAATGTAACCTGTGAACGCTACATTTTGAATTTGATAACACAGCATAAGAACAGACACATTGCCAGTCAGGCTTTAGAATCTATGCTATCAGCTTAA
- a CDS encoding LytTR family DNA-binding domain-containing protein — MKILIIEDEDLAVRKLQRTVQEIDPEIDIVGVAGSVRESVSWLDKHPAPDLILMDIELADGQSFEIFEQTEVTSPVIFTTSYDEYAIQAFKVNSIDYLLKPIQKADLQRSLQKFNHLQNQSSPSMINIEKLIRELQVQTRDYRKRFLVKQGQRLVSFEVSDIAYFFMEDRFCFFRTRSNQKFLVDYTMDELETELDPKYFFRINRSFIVSQTTIDQIQNYFGNRLALTLKPVCDKEVLVSREKVSDFKEWMGK, encoded by the coding sequence ATGAAAATATTAATTATTGAAGACGAAGATCTTGCTGTGCGAAAGCTGCAGCGTACTGTACAGGAAATTGATCCGGAAATTGATATTGTCGGAGTGGCAGGTAGTGTGCGTGAGTCTGTTAGCTGGCTTGATAAGCATCCTGCACCCGATTTGATACTGATGGATATAGAGCTAGCCGATGGGCAAAGTTTTGAAATTTTTGAACAGACGGAAGTGACAAGCCCTGTCATCTTTACTACATCCTATGATGAATATGCAATTCAGGCTTTTAAGGTAAATAGTATTGATTATCTTCTCAAACCAATTCAAAAAGCAGATTTGCAGCGTAGTTTGCAGAAGTTTAATCATCTGCAAAATCAATCTTCGCCTTCTATGATCAATATTGAGAAGCTGATCAGAGAATTACAGGTACAAACCCGTGACTATCGAAAACGGTTTTTAGTTAAACAGGGACAACGACTGGTATCATTTGAAGTCAGTGATATTGCCTATTTTTTTATGGAAGACCGCTTTTGTTTCTTCCGCACCCGTTCTAATCAGAAATTTCTGGTCGATTATACTATGGATGAGTTGGAAACTGAACTGGATCCCAAATACTTCTTTCGGATTAACCGATCTTTTATTGTTTCACAAACCACTATTGATCAGATCCAAAACTATTTTGGTAATCGGTTGGCATTGACATTAAAGCCTGTCTGTGATAAGGAAGTGCTGGTTAGTAGAGAGAAAGTCTCAGATTTTAAAGAGTGGATGGGCAAATAA
- a CDS encoding lipocalin family protein produces the protein MKKITLLTYSLIVAILLSLPACKGSSDEPKADYTAILSKSPWKIFAQTIDGTDVFSDLEDCEKDDIFRFKNNGEYTVEGGVLKCNVNEPVVFAQGNWSYDSNLKILSMNETQGNAFSGETEITELTSSSLVMECYVAINGTDRKMVIKLVPAP, from the coding sequence ATGAAAAAGATAACATTATTAACATACAGCCTGATTGTGGCTATTCTCCTAAGTCTGCCTGCCTGTAAAGGAAGTAGTGATGAACCTAAAGCAGACTACACAGCTATCTTGTCCAAATCTCCATGGAAGATATTTGCTCAAACCATTGATGGGACAGATGTATTTTCTGATCTGGAAGACTGTGAAAAAGATGACATTTTCCGGTTTAAGAATAATGGAGAATATACAGTAGAAGGAGGAGTTCTGAAATGTAACGTAAATGAACCTGTAGTGTTTGCTCAGGGAAACTGGTCTTACGATTCTAATCTGAAAATACTCTCAATGAATGAGACGCAAGGAAATGCATTTAGTGGAGAAACCGAAATTACAGAACTTACTTCTTCTTCATTGGTGATGGAATGCTATGTAGCCATTAATGGTACAGACCGAAAGATGGTAATAAAACTTGTTCCGGCTCCTTAG
- a CDS encoding cytochrome C, giving the protein MKKVLRIFAVILIVLVVCITGLLIYVKVGLPNVGAAPEIKIKPTPELVARGEYLANHVNVCMDCHSTRDWTRFSGPVVPGTMGKGGERFGEELGLPGVYYARNITPAGLGEWTDGEIFRAISAGVSREGKPLFPLMPHPYYGKMDSTDIVALVAYLRTIKPIKNQVPESEPSFPMNFIIHTIPQKPTFQKRPDTSDVVAYGAYLVNAGTCEHCHSQKTKEGKLIPGMEFAGGVEFGLPTGVLRSANLTPDDETGLGLWSREAFIQRFKAHDPATGYQAQTVKSAEQQTIMPWTMYSGMSEHDLGAIYSYLKTLKPVKNPTVRFSPSKSEIAHK; this is encoded by the coding sequence ATGAAAAAAGTATTAAGAATTTTTGCAGTTATTTTAATTGTCTTAGTTGTCTGTATAACGGGCTTGCTGATCTATGTAAAGGTAGGTTTACCAAATGTAGGTGCTGCTCCGGAGATAAAAATAAAACCTACTCCTGAACTGGTAGCACGAGGCGAATACCTTGCCAACCATGTCAATGTATGTATGGACTGCCATAGTACCCGTGACTGGACCCGATTCTCTGGTCCGGTGGTGCCTGGGACCATGGGAAAAGGTGGTGAACGGTTTGGGGAAGAGCTGGGGTTACCTGGTGTGTACTATGCACGCAACATAACACCTGCTGGCCTGGGAGAATGGACAGATGGAGAGATCTTTCGGGCAATCTCAGCAGGGGTAAGTCGTGAGGGAAAACCTTTATTTCCTTTAATGCCTCATCCCTATTATGGTAAAATGGACTCAACAGATATTGTGGCACTTGTAGCTTATCTGCGGACAATCAAACCTATCAAAAATCAAGTACCTGAATCAGAGCCATCTTTTCCTATGAATTTTATTATACATACTATTCCTCAGAAGCCGACCTTTCAGAAACGTCCGGATACCTCTGATGTAGTAGCCTATGGCGCTTATCTGGTTAATGCGGGTACCTGCGAACACTGCCATTCCCAGAAAACAAAAGAAGGAAAGCTAATACCCGGAATGGAATTTGCCGGTGGTGTGGAATTTGGCCTGCCTACAGGTGTGTTACGTTCTGCGAATCTGACTCCTGATGATGAAACAGGGCTGGGCTTATGGAGTAGAGAAGCTTTTATCCAACGGTTTAAAGCGCATGATCCTGCTACCGGCTATCAGGCTCAAACCGTAAAATCGGCAGAACAGCAAACAATTATGCCCTGGACTATGTATAGTGGCATGAGTGAACACGATCTGGGAGCAATCTATTCCTATCTGAAAACACTCAAACCTGTCAAAAATCCAACTGTTCGATTCTCGCCATCAAAGAGTGAAATAGCTCATAAATAG